Below is a genomic region from Silurus meridionalis isolate SWU-2019-XX chromosome 10, ASM1480568v1, whole genome shotgun sequence.
TTCACATCAGTCCACTGTGGTGGCATGTCCCAAGTCGCGTCCTATTCACATCAGTTCATAGTCAAACACATCAGTTCAAAACCACACCCTATTTACATCAGTCCATAGTGGGCGTGTCCGAAACCACACCTTATTCACTGTATACTCCACACAACCCTCCCACTGTGGGTGTCCTacaactgtacatttatatatttatttggtaaATCTTAATTCCATTTAAATAATCCAATTCGTAGCATAGAAACAAACTGAACACTCATGTgtctaattaaaaaacaattattattgtttcCCAACTTTTCACAGCCAATAAATatcaacataaataaaaaaaatacaggtcctttgtattattttaatatttgatattaataattatgtcttaaaaaataatcatggTATCGTTATTATCAACTTTAATATCGACAATATTTGGTGCAGTCGGTTTTATCAGTCCTGCCCTGGGCTGCGGTGGAAGTGAAACGCGGACCTTTCCAAGATGGCGGACGCGCGCACGTGTTAACGGAAGCGAGCGTCTCTTCCGGCTAATCTGCTTTGCGGTCACCCGGGGAGACggagctgagctgagctgagcacTGAGAGGAAGTGTGGAAGTGGGCTGGCGTCCACGAGTCtcagaaaagaaacacagaagtGTGAGATATAAAGTGTGATATTCTCAGAGAGGATCTCCAGCTGGATGCTCAGGTGGACATCCGAACGGTTCTTGGGAAATTCGAGCCAAATTCTGTAACGTTATTCCGACCGGAAGTGCAGCTCGGAGCGGATCCGTGACGCGCATTTTCacccaaaaactttttttcttaaaaaaaaagtaatttacagAATCctgattttgacattttgtgcGTAAAGGAttaaagtgaagagaaaatgagtGAAGGAAACCAGCCGGAGATTGAGCTCTTTGTGAAGGTGAGGTGGCGGATGATGGAGAAAAGTTAAAGTAGGATTGTTATAAttatgagtgttttttttttttaatcctaaaagagttatattttatatcagaTGCATCTCTATACTCATTATATCCATTACAAACATTATATTTCCACAGCCTAGTTTTTACACTCTAATTTTTATTCGAACGTGTATTTGATCATTTGATATTAATCTGATCATAAAATattgtcagaaaatgtttttttttccttttattaaaagcagaataaatatataaataaatccacctgATCCACGCTAATGCTTTAGACCGTTCAGTGCAAGGTGTCTAACGGCGTCCCAAATAGCCACCTGGTGAACATCGAGTGCCCTAGATGTGCGTTAGGGTCACAGCGACGCGTAGTGCACTAATGTAGGGAGCGCGCGGGTTGTTGAGACGCGGCGTTTTCACATCCTTCAACGacaaaaaaagtttgaatttgaaaaaaatatttttttaacggattttttctttctaacgGACGCCGCCATTTTGTATCCCATAACCCGAATGTGTGGTATTTCTGTGTAGATTTAtagctataaaaataaaatcttcatCCAAAAAGAGGGGCGTTGTCCCTtcagagagaaaaagtgagagaaagaaagggaggaggtggaggaaagtgaTTTCAAGTCCCTGAGGGAACTGTGTAGTTTCCCAGGCCTGAGGTAAAGAGGCGCCTAAATAAAGCGGCCATTGTGTGGAAggaggaaagtgtgtgtttttgtcctcCTTTTCCTTCGCCATGAAAGCAGGTATTGTTCAACGCCCGACCTCTTTCGCTTCTCCCCCTGTTTCCGCACTCAGGCCTTGTCGATTCGACGCTATCCCGTCCACCTGAAGACCTCTTCATGCGTACGTTATTTCATTACAGGATAGTACGGAGGAAATGAAGGATGCTTGCGCACACTAAGAGCCAGCCAAGGTCGTGTCAATGTCAGAGAAGTGTCTACTCTTTTTGTAGGAAAGTACCTTGGTGTGTTGAAAATGGTGGCTGGAAGTCTCGGGGACTTGGTTTCGGATCGTGTTCTGAAACCTGTCCGACTGAAAGCGTTCGATCAGAACAGGAAATGACATCATTAAGTTTGTATAGAAAGCAAGCTGTGTTTGTTCGTGGTTCtgcaaacgttttttttttacaatacgttatcatttctgtcagcatttgACCAGATATTGAGAACAATGGTTGTGATTGGTTGATGCAAAATGCTAaccagtgattggttgtttggaACAATGCAGACCTGTAATTGGTTGTTGAGAACAATATTGGTTCCACTACGCATTTTTGTGCCATATTTATACTGTTTTATACATACAGtcatacttgtacataactTTTGAGTATATTCTCTCCTGGCATGCACCTCTATGCACAATCTTCCCacagtatattgtgtatatataaaatatataccatatattattacccactgcaccttctgtacactCATCCCCCTCATCCCTGTACATATGCACCTCATACcctatttatttactgttatttattgtaaatgagCACTTATGCACTTGTGGTTAGATGctcactgcatttcattggctcggtacatgtaccctgcacaatgacaaagttaaatctaatctaatattgatcagtaattggttttttttttttggttttttttttttgtgcagtatTGGCCAGTGGTTGGTTGTTGAGAACAATATTAACTAGTAATTAGTTGTTGAGAGCGTCAGTGATCAATGATTGGTAGTTGAGAACAATATTGAACAGTAATTGGTTGTTGAAAACAAGAGTGACCACTGCTCGGTTGTTCGGAAGAATAGTGACCTCGTACTTAGCAAGAAAAGATGCAAAATATATAACCAACAAGATGGCAGACATGTTTAAAATGCTAGTTAATTAGCAAGCTAGCTATTTATCTAGCCAGCGTGTCGTCATAAAGAATCTGACAGACAGTGAGTTGTTCTCAGGAGTTTACCTCAGAATaagacattaaataaatgaagagtGAAAGTTTTTGCTAGATGCTAATCAGCACTGTGCCAtaaatagctgaaaaataaagcTGATAGCATCAAGGAACATAATGCAACCATTATaccaacaaaacacacacacacacacacagacaaaacaaagtGAGTGTGTAAAGGCTAACACACCGACCATCTGTTCAGCAGCAACGCTGTGAGGAAATAAGGATGTTTATTCTGCTCTGTATCAGATTCCCCATTGTTATACTGGGACATTATGGAGAGAGAGTGGAGAAGTGAAAAAGAACAGATAGGACACTTCCGttaaaagttgtgtgtgtgtgtgtgtgtgtgtgtgtgtgtatgtgtatgtgtatgtatatatataaaatactgttGTATTACATTTTGCTTTCTCAGATCAACAAAACAGTCGAGTGTGATTTCAGTGACCTgagttaaaagtgtgtgtgtgtgtgtgtgtgtctgtgtgtgtaggcGGGCAGTGATGGACAGAGCATTGGGAATTGTCCTTTCTCTCAGAGGCTCTTCATGGTGCTATGGCTTAAAGGAGTGACTTTCAATGTGACTACCGTCGACatgaagaggtgtgtgtgtgtgtgtgtgtgtgtgtgtgtgtgtgtgtgtgtgtgtgtgtgtttcatcacTTGCTTGACTTCAGCTTTCACTTTACACAGAATGTATTGTTTATACACCTTCCTTTCACATTTCAGttgttttttatacacacacacacacacacacacacacacgtctgtacAGCGTCTTGAGCTCCGTATTGAAAGaatgaaatgtgtaaataaacttCAGGAAGCCGGACGTCCTGAAGGACCTGGCTCCAGGAGCCCAGCCTCCGTTTCTGCTCTACGGACGGGAAGTGAAAACGGACACCAACAAGATCGAGGAGTTTCTGGAGGATCACCTCTGCCCTCCGAAGTACACTTTCTCtccatttactttttttcttttttttaatctgtgcgttactttttttttcccccactcgTGTTTGTGTCTCTGAGAGCAGTACCAGGAGAGAAACATGATTTATTagtccatctgtccatctttacatttctttattcaaTTCGTACTTCATTATTAAGCTTTTTCCATTAATACCAGTGGTCTGGTGGAGAATGGAGAGATgaatggatgtttttttgtaaataggtGATTGGGGGATCTAGTAACAGTGGATAATGGATGAATGACTGAGTAAAGAATTATTGGGTGGATGGAGACTTGGGAAGGGATAAATTTAGAGATGATGCAGttgcagatggatggatggatgaagtactgaatgaataaataaatggatggatgttgGATGTGTAGGTGGTTTGAGTAATGAATGGATGGGTAAATTAAAGGGATAGATAGATTGGTACGAGGTTTGATGGATGAATGTAGAGGTAagagggatggatggatcgatcgatcgatcgatcgatcatTAGTTGGATAGGTAAATAGATGGTTAGATGGGTATGTTGTTGGATGGGTGGGTATGTGGTTTGGGTAGGTGGTACAGTATGTTGGATGACTGAAATGATTGATTAGCATTGGATGGGTAAATGGATGAACAGAGATGGATAAGTGGTTTGATGAATGGATAGATCAGTCATTTCGATGGAAGAATGGATGAGtaagatagatggatggatgggtaagtggttttatggatggatggatggatggataagtggttttatagatggatggatggatggatgggtaagtggttttatggatggatggatggataagtggatttatagatggatggatggatgggtaagtggttttatggatggatggatgggtaaatggttttatggatggatggatgggtaaatggttttatggatggatgggtaagtggttttatggatggatggatgggtaagtggttttatggatggatggatgggtaagtggttttatggatggatggatgggtaaatggttttatggatggatgggtaagtggttttatggatggatggatggatggatgggtaaatGGTTTTATGGATGAATGGGTTGTTTGATGGATGATTGACAGTTGATCTGCCCCTCTTCCTAACCTTGGTCTCTCTTTGGTTGCTGCCCAACACACACCCTGCAGGTATCCTCGCCTGGCTGCTCGTAACCCAGAATCAAACACCGCTGGCATGGACGTCTTCTCTAAATTCTCTGCCTACATCAAGAATTCTAACCCTGGCATGAATGACAGTGAGTCCTACtctgatgatgatcatgatcttgataaaaaaaattaaatgaaaaactgatcgtgtgtgtgtgtgtgtgtagacctgGAGAAAGGTCTGCTGAAGGCTCTGAAGAAGCTGGACGATTACCTCAGCTCTCCTCTTCCAGACGAGATTGATGAAAACAGTGCCGATGAGGTCACCACCTCAACCCGCCCCTTCCTGGACGGACAGGAACTCACACTGGCCGACTGCAACCTTCTGCCCAAGTTACACATCGTAAAGGTGATGCATCGCAGCTACCCaagctaccacacacacacacacacacacacacacacacacccccgtCTAATAGAGTTAACGTCGCTAACGCTTTCTCTCTCCGTCTTTCAGGTGGTGTGTCAGAAGTTTCGGGATTTCTCTATCCCTCGTTCACTTGTGTCGCTATGGAGATACCTGGATGCTGCATACGCGCGTGAGGAATTCTCCTCCACGTGTCCGAGCGACGCCGAGATCCACATCGCCTACTCGTCTGTCGTTAAAGCgcttaaataaacacacacacagttttgtatatatacaccacacacacttctttttttttttttttttggtttgcacTTCTGTAGCTTAAAGGAACGGTTCAAAATCGCTAATAGTAATTGGTCACACAAAATCAGAAGTCACACTCGccatataaatatgatttttttatcttctaaaatttttttttttttaaacaaaactcaTAACGTTGTGCCTATGACGTGAGATTACTGCTGCTAGGCAACACCACGCATCACTGAAG
It encodes:
- the clic1 gene encoding chloride intracellular channel protein 1 isoform X1 translates to MSEGNQPEIELFVKAGSDGQSIGNCPFSQRLFMVLWLKGVTFNVTTVDMKRKPDVLKDLAPGAQPPFLLYGREVKTDTNKIEEFLEDHLCPPKYPRLAARNPESNTAGMDVFSKFSAYIKNSNPGMNDNLEKGLLKALKKLDDYLSSPLPDEIDENSADEVTTSTRPFLDGQELTLADCNLLPKLHIVKVVCQKFRDFSIPRSLVSLWRYLDAAYAREEFSSTCPSDAEIHIAYSSVVKALK
- the clic1 gene encoding chloride intracellular channel protein 1 isoform X2; the encoded protein is MVLWLKGVTFNVTTVDMKRKPDVLKDLAPGAQPPFLLYGREVKTDTNKIEEFLEDHLCPPKYPRLAARNPESNTAGMDVFSKFSAYIKNSNPGMNDNLEKGLLKALKKLDDYLSSPLPDEIDENSADEVTTSTRPFLDGQELTLADCNLLPKLHIVKVVCQKFRDFSIPRSLVSLWRYLDAAYAREEFSSTCPSDAEIHIAYSSVVKALK